From Diadema setosum chromosome 5, eeDiaSeto1, whole genome shotgun sequence, the proteins below share one genomic window:
- the LOC140228938 gene encoding uncharacterized protein, which produces MNVLIKHDIGFASIKKELEESTSKYVFVKDGSYAMSTDQRRQFLPKGYQHVFIIRHPLLVYKSIRKAFFAQFLEAGILKFNETDESSFDYRLYTKEYSSDALFQQHHELWTYIRDHVNPSPLVIDSSALLTNPAPVLREFCETVGFPYSNSLLQWSASREVAKSWKWPADNMYKNEAFLGVSMYSTHFTPPAVVPPWEEVTDDVRELAEKAMPYYEDMIQHRLIE; this is translated from the coding sequence GTTTGCATCTATCAAGAAAGAGTTGGAGGAATCAACCAGTAAATATGTTTTCGTTAAGGATGGAAGCTATGCCATGTCAACTGATCAGAGACGACAATTCCTCCCAAAAGGATACCAACACGTCTTCATCATCCGACATCCTCTGCTGGTGTACAAATCAATTAGAAAGGCGTTCTTCGCACAGTTCCTGGAAGCTGGCATTCTGAAGTTCAACGAAACTGATGAAAGTTCCTTCGACTACCGCCTCTACACCAAGGAGTATAGCTCTGATGCCCTCTTCCAACAGCATCATGAGCTCTGGACCTACATACGAGATCATGTCAACCCGTCACCGTTAGTCATCGATTCGTCTGCTCTTCTCACCAACCCCGCACCAGTACTCCGAGAATTCTGTGAAACCGTGGGTTTCCCCTACTCCAACTCGCTCCTACAATGGTCCGCTTCCCGTGAGGTAGCCAAGTCATGGAAATGGCCAGCTGATAACATGTACAAGAATGAAGCCTTCTTGGGCGTGTCCATGTACAGCACCCATTTCACTCCACCAGCAGTGGTCCCGCCCTGGGAGGAGGTAACAGACGATGTGCGGGAGCTCGCTGAGAAAGCGATGCCGTACTACGAAGACATGATTCAGCATCGGCTTATTGAGTAG